One Vicinamibacterales bacterium DNA window includes the following coding sequences:
- a CDS encoding zf-HC2 domain-containing protein: MTCGHSGASEVERYFYDELDATHRAALAAHLTTCADCRQQLDDLGAIRLALAAHPVVEAPPAGDWSGFMGRLDRSTGGLRPSESAVRADGRRSVGSFTAFRRVAAFAATLAIAVSGVYFAAQARHTSPPAVSRPPSGGHDRGLAAPAASPPSVNLTPTAALRQVTAEHLERSKLVVLGLAGRDPDHTRSADWQYERRLAGTLLPETRLYRLAAQERGAEDVAHVMRDLETVLLEASMSESADRESLQRVQRLIARRGLVSKMQMVAAGL, translated from the coding sequence ATGACCTGCGGTCACTCGGGCGCGTCCGAGGTCGAGCGCTATTTCTATGACGAGCTCGACGCGACCCATCGCGCAGCGCTGGCGGCGCACCTGACGACCTGCGCGGACTGCCGGCAGCAGCTGGACGATCTCGGAGCGATCCGCCTTGCGCTGGCGGCCCATCCGGTTGTCGAGGCACCGCCCGCCGGGGACTGGTCGGGATTCATGGGGCGGCTCGATCGCTCGACCGGGGGCCTTCGCCCATCGGAGTCGGCGGTCCGCGCAGACGGCCGCCGCTCCGTTGGCTCGTTCACGGCGTTCCGTCGCGTCGCGGCCTTTGCCGCCACGCTGGCAATCGCGGTGTCGGGCGTCTACTTTGCCGCGCAGGCCCGGCACACCTCGCCGCCGGCCGTGTCGCGTCCGCCTTCGGGGGGACATGACAGGGGTCTAGCGGCGCCAGCCGCCTCCCCGCCATCGGTGAACCTGACGCCCACCGCCGCGCTGCGCCAAGTGACCGCCGAACACCTCGAACGCTCGAAGCTTGTCGTGCTGGGTCTCGCGGGACGTGATCCGGACCACACGCGGTCGGCCGACTGGCAGTACGAGCGCCGCCTGGCCGGCACGTTGCTGCCCGAGACGCGCCTCTACCGCCTGGCGGCGCAGGAGCGCGGCGCGGAAGATGTCGCGCACGTCATGCGAGACCTCGAAACCGTGCTGCTCGAAGCGTCGATGAGCGAAAGCGCCGACCGCGAGTCGCTCCAGCGTGTGCAACGGCTGATCGCGCGGCGGGGGCTGGTCAGCAAGATGCAGATGGTGGCCGCCGGTCTCTAG
- a CDS encoding NAD(P)-binding domain-containing protein encodes MSQSSFGMVGLGTMGRNLALNIEEHGFTVAVRNLARLPQNLRQAQRDAFGAHTFERVEQPGFMPFDWGLKGE; translated from the coding sequence ATGAGCCAGAGCAGCTTCGGAATGGTCGGCCTCGGGACGATGGGGCGCAATCTCGCGCTCAACATCGAGGAGCACGGATTCACCGTGGCGGTCCGGAACCTCGCGCGGCTACCGCAGAACCTGAGGCAGGCGCAGCGCGACGCGTTCGGCGCACACACCTTCGAACGCGTCGAGCAGCCGGGATTCATGCCTTTCGACTGGGGCCTGAAAGGGGAGTGA
- a CDS encoding OpcA/G6PD domain-containing protein, with translation MNALIATVIVIGSRARVDEAAAALDEVNDRGGVRRVLISEGTETTASADEQDTTIRLDGLSPDYVDNAVAWLRLSSLPAVVWWRGGSAEALARLAHLADRLVLDTDPADAMWPHAAGLLDQTALTDLHWGMLTRWRSALAHLFDIPQVRAAASAYTDLEIQAADRAAARLFAGWLRTCLSGAPLNVRFGDAPAGGRAPLARVRLSGGSGPGLTLRVEDDRTCLEAEVDGAGGARVVPLGSSKLASRFVEEINVRTRDAAFERALVAAMETGA, from the coding sequence GTGAACGCGTTGATCGCCACGGTGATCGTGATCGGCAGCCGCGCCCGCGTCGACGAGGCAGCCGCGGCGCTCGACGAGGTCAACGATCGCGGCGGCGTGCGCCGCGTGCTGATCTCGGAAGGGACCGAGACGACGGCGTCCGCCGACGAGCAGGACACCACGATCCGCCTCGACGGACTGTCGCCGGATTACGTCGACAACGCGGTCGCCTGGCTGCGGCTCTCGAGCCTGCCGGCCGTGGTGTGGTGGCGCGGCGGCTCGGCTGAGGCGCTCGCCCGGCTGGCCCATCTCGCGGATCGCCTGGTGCTCGACACCGATCCGGCCGACGCGATGTGGCCGCACGCGGCCGGTCTGCTCGACCAGACCGCGCTCACCGATCTGCACTGGGGCATGCTGACGCGCTGGCGCTCGGCGCTCGCGCATCTCTTCGACATCCCGCAGGTGCGCGCCGCGGCCTCGGCCTATACCGATCTCGAGATCCAGGCCGCGGACCGCGCCGCGGCGCGTCTCTTTGCCGGGTGGCTGCGTACCTGCCTGAGCGGCGCGCCGCTGAACGTCCGCTTCGGCGACGCACCGGCCGGCGGCCGAGCGCCGTTGGCGCGCGTCCGGCTGTCGGGCGGCAGCGGCCCCGGGCTGACGCTGCGCGTCGAGGACGACCGCACCTGTCTCGAAGCGGAAGTCGACGGCGCCGGCGGCGCGCGCGTCGTCCCGCTCGGGAGCAGCAAGCTGGCCAGCCGGTTCGTGGAGGAAATCAACGTGAGGACCCGCGACGCGGCGTTCGAGCGGGCGCTCGTCGCCGCGATGGAGACTGGCGCATGA
- the typA gene encoding translational GTPase TypA, with translation MSAHRSAPTEIANPLRRNVAIIAHVDHGKTTLVDGLLRQSGTFRSNERVAERAMDNTDLERERGITILAKNTAVHYGDVLINIVDTPGHADFGGEVERTLSMVDAVMLLVDASEGPLPQTRFVLRKALERRLPPLVVINKIDRPDARVQEVLNEIYDLFIDLDATEEQLDFPVVYASAKAGTATLSMDAPGDDLRPLFEQIIAHVPPPRGKVDGPLQILVANLDSSDYLGRIAVGRIFNGRVKIGDPVTVCKLDGSFHDTKVTKLFAFDGLKRVDIEAAAAGDIVCLAGLEDITIGETVADMEHRKAMPVIAVDEPTVSMIFGVNTSPMSGRDGQFVTSRQIKDRLEKELLGNVSIKVEPTDTPEQMKVLGRGELQLSILIEMMRREGYEIQVSRPDIVTKTVNDKLMEPVEDLVIDVAEEFQGVVIALAGTRRGTMTKMVNNGSGRVRLEFRIPARGLIGFRSQFLTDTKGTGILNHIFAGWEPWHGAIPARATGALVADRTGVATAYAIWNLQERGEMFIEPAEKVYEGMIVGENARNSDMDVNITKEKKQTNMRASSADEAVRLIPARKLGLEQAIEFINDDELVEITPKSIRLRKRVLAANMRPRRNAE, from the coding sequence ATGTCCGCACACCGGTCCGCCCCGACAGAGATCGCCAATCCGCTCCGCAGGAACGTCGCCATCATCGCCCACGTCGACCACGGCAAGACCACCCTGGTCGACGGGCTGCTGCGCCAGAGCGGCACCTTCCGGAGCAACGAGCGCGTCGCCGAGCGCGCGATGGACAACACCGACCTCGAGCGCGAGCGCGGGATCACGATTCTGGCCAAGAACACCGCCGTCCATTACGGCGACGTGCTCATCAACATCGTCGACACGCCCGGCCACGCTGACTTCGGCGGCGAAGTCGAACGGACGCTGTCGATGGTGGATGCCGTCATGCTGCTCGTCGACGCGTCGGAAGGGCCGCTGCCACAGACCCGCTTCGTGCTGCGCAAGGCGCTCGAGCGACGGCTGCCGCCGCTGGTCGTGATCAACAAGATCGATCGCCCCGACGCGCGGGTCCAGGAAGTGCTGAACGAGATCTACGACCTCTTCATCGACCTCGACGCGACGGAGGAACAGCTCGACTTCCCTGTCGTCTATGCCAGCGCCAAGGCCGGCACCGCGACGCTGTCGATGGACGCCCCGGGCGACGATCTGCGGCCGCTGTTCGAGCAAATCATCGCCCACGTGCCGCCGCCGCGCGGCAAGGTGGACGGCCCGCTGCAGATCCTGGTCGCCAACCTCGACTCGAGCGATTACCTGGGGCGCATCGCGGTGGGCCGTATCTTCAACGGCCGCGTCAAGATCGGCGATCCGGTCACCGTCTGCAAGCTCGATGGCTCGTTCCACGACACCAAGGTCACCAAGCTCTTTGCCTTCGACGGCCTGAAACGGGTCGACATCGAGGCGGCCGCCGCCGGCGACATCGTCTGTCTGGCCGGCCTGGAAGACATCACGATCGGCGAGACCGTCGCCGACATGGAGCACCGCAAGGCGATGCCGGTGATCGCGGTCGACGAGCCGACGGTGTCGATGATCTTCGGCGTCAACACATCGCCGATGTCGGGGCGGGACGGGCAGTTCGTCACGTCGCGCCAGATCAAGGACCGCCTCGAAAAAGAGCTGCTCGGCAACGTCTCCATCAAGGTCGAGCCGACCGACACGCCCGAACAGATGAAGGTGCTCGGCCGCGGCGAGCTGCAACTCTCGATCCTCATCGAGATGATGAGGCGGGAGGGCTACGAAATCCAGGTCTCGCGACCCGACATCGTCACCAAGACGGTCAACGACAAGCTCATGGAGCCGGTCGAGGATCTGGTGATCGACGTCGCCGAGGAGTTCCAGGGCGTGGTCATCGCGCTGGCCGGCACACGGCGCGGCACGATGACCAAGATGGTGAACAACGGCAGCGGCCGCGTGCGGCTCGAGTTCCGGATCCCGGCGCGCGGCTTGATCGGGTTCCGCTCGCAGTTCCTCACCGACACCAAGGGCACCGGCATCCTGAACCACATCTTCGCCGGCTGGGAGCCGTGGCACGGCGCGATCCCGGCCCGCGCGACCGGCGCGCTGGTCGCCGACCGCACCGGCGTCGCCACGGCGTATGCCATCTGGAACCTGCAGGAACGCGGCGAGATGTTCATCGAGCCCGCGGAAAAGGTCTACGAGGGCATGATCGTCGGCGAGAACGCGCGCAACTCCGACATGGACGTCAATATCACCAAGGAAAAGAAGCAGACGAACATGCGCGCCTCGTCGGCTGACGAAGCGGTTCGCCTGATCCCGGCGCGCAAGCTCGGGCTCGAACAGGCGATCGAGTTCATCAACGACGACGAGCTCGTCGAGATCACGCCGAAGAGCATCCGGCTGCGCAAGCGCGTGCTCGCCGCGAACATGCGGCCCAGACGCAACGCCGAATAG
- a CDS encoding PP2C family protein-serine/threonine phosphatase: MPRVRRYLQGPPFNRPLRALVAQLPLSALLPLLAAIFFLFGILGPVMDVMDGGRHAPPVVVRNAVASGVMAAGFAFGSLRRNWIVIAAMTAISIAWSHLTAGTTVAMPVVEAAARRQLAFDGIATLALTMVSYGCFLWFINATAARYLRARTEIELARDIHTVLVPPVERGIGDFEFFGSSQASGDVGGDLIDVVETGSGWFAYIADVSGHGVSSGVVMAMFKSALRMRLRQGADIGPLLTDLNAVLLPLKSSAMYVTVACVRGRADGTLDCAVAGHLPILRVTPAGVEEVTMPQIPVGMFEDYAFSSLSIACAPGDLLALLTDGLIEVFDAHDRELGLAAMKTLLAASATLPLREVANAVVAKARAHGPQIDDQTLLLIRRR; encoded by the coding sequence ATGCCGCGCGTCAGGCGCTACCTGCAGGGACCGCCGTTCAACCGCCCGCTGCGGGCGCTGGTGGCCCAGCTGCCGCTCAGCGCCCTGCTGCCGCTCCTGGCGGCCATCTTCTTCCTGTTCGGCATCCTCGGTCCGGTGATGGACGTCATGGACGGCGGCCGCCACGCGCCGCCGGTCGTGGTCCGCAACGCCGTCGCCTCTGGAGTCATGGCGGCGGGTTTCGCCTTCGGCTCGCTGCGGCGCAACTGGATCGTCATCGCCGCGATGACGGCGATCTCGATCGCCTGGTCGCACCTCACCGCCGGAACCACCGTGGCGATGCCGGTCGTCGAGGCCGCCGCCCGCCGTCAGCTCGCCTTCGACGGCATCGCGACGCTGGCGCTGACGATGGTCAGCTACGGATGCTTCCTCTGGTTCATCAACGCCACCGCCGCCCGCTATCTTCGCGCGCGGACCGAGATCGAGCTGGCCCGCGACATCCACACCGTGCTGGTGCCACCGGTCGAGCGCGGCATCGGCGATTTCGAGTTCTTCGGCTCCTCGCAGGCGAGCGGCGACGTCGGCGGCGATCTGATCGACGTCGTCGAGACCGGGAGCGGCTGGTTCGCCTATATCGCCGACGTCTCCGGACACGGCGTGTCGTCCGGCGTGGTGATGGCGATGTTCAAGAGCGCGCTGCGCATGCGGCTGCGGCAGGGGGCGGATATCGGCCCGCTCCTGACCGATCTCAACGCCGTCCTGCTGCCGCTGAAGAGCAGCGCGATGTACGTCACGGTCGCATGCGTGCGCGGACGGGCCGATGGAACGCTCGACTGCGCCGTGGCGGGACACCTGCCGATCCTGCGGGTGACGCCTGCCGGCGTCGAGGAAGTGACGATGCCGCAGATCCCGGTGGGCATGTTCGAAGACTATGCGTTCTCGTCGCTGTCGATCGCCTGCGCACCCGGCGATCTGCTGGCGCTGCTCACCGACGGGCTGATCGAGGTCTTCGACGCGCACGACCGCGAGCTCGGGCTGGCGGCGATGAAGACGCTGCTCGCCGCGTCGGCCACCCTGCCGCTGCGCGAGGTCGCCAACGCGGTCGTGGCGAAGGCGCGGGCGCACGGACCGCAGATCGACGATCAGACGCTGTTGCTGATCAGACGGCGGTAA
- the zwf gene encoding glucose-6-phosphate dehydrogenase: protein MSEAGPANPLLDGLRIEPAPASTTLVIFGASGDLTKRKLLPAVYQLSRGQRLPAQFSVLGVARTPMSDDEFRQQFHDSLKEFAGLASPDEVSSAMARALAYVNGEMDDPALYERIAAKLKDTHAADGVLFYLAIPPSVCGTVVEQLSAAGLTKSSTPDGWRRVIVEKPFGTDLASARALNVELHTHLDESQVFRIDHYLGKETVQNLLVFRFANGMFEPVWNRRYIDHVQITAAETVGVERRAGYYEGAGALRDMVQNHLMQVLSLVAMEPPTTFSAENVRDRKHDVLLSIQPLLDNGGGNVVRAQYRAGWVNGSQVPAYRDEDGVDRASTTETYVALRLHLDSWRWAGVPFYLRTGKRLPKRTTEIAIQFRRPPLHIFSKVSPTPISSNLLIVNVQPDEGISVRFEAKLPGTRMQLAPVMMNFRYGSAFGMAVPEAYETLLLDAMLGDPTLYARHDFVEESWALITPVHQAWKARGAREIPTYEAGEWGPPEADAMMAADHRRWRTL from the coding sequence ATGTCCGAGGCCGGTCCCGCGAATCCCCTTCTCGACGGCCTCCGCATCGAGCCGGCGCCGGCCTCGACGACGCTGGTGATCTTTGGCGCCTCGGGCGATCTCACCAAGCGCAAGCTCCTGCCGGCCGTGTACCAGCTGTCGCGCGGCCAGCGCCTGCCCGCGCAATTCAGCGTCCTCGGCGTCGCCCGCACGCCGATGTCCGACGACGAGTTCCGCCAGCAGTTCCACGACAGCCTCAAGGAGTTTGCCGGGCTGGCGTCTCCCGACGAGGTGTCGTCGGCGATGGCGCGCGCGCTCGCCTACGTGAACGGCGAGATGGACGATCCGGCGCTCTACGAGCGGATCGCCGCGAAGCTGAAGGATACGCACGCCGCCGACGGCGTGCTGTTCTACCTGGCGATTCCGCCGTCGGTCTGCGGAACCGTCGTCGAGCAGCTGAGCGCGGCCGGACTGACCAAGTCATCCACGCCCGACGGCTGGCGGCGCGTCATTGTCGAGAAGCCGTTCGGCACCGACCTCGCCAGCGCGCGGGCGCTCAACGTCGAGCTGCACACGCACCTCGACGAATCGCAGGTGTTCCGCATCGACCACTATCTCGGCAAGGAGACCGTTCAGAACCTCCTCGTCTTCCGCTTCGCCAACGGCATGTTCGAGCCGGTGTGGAACCGGCGCTACATCGACCACGTGCAGATCACCGCCGCCGAGACGGTCGGCGTCGAGCGGCGCGCCGGCTACTACGAAGGGGCCGGGGCGCTGCGCGACATGGTGCAGAACCATCTGATGCAGGTGCTGTCGCTCGTCGCGATGGAGCCGCCGACGACGTTCTCGGCCGAGAACGTCCGCGACCGCAAGCACGACGTGCTGCTCTCCATCCAGCCGCTCCTCGACAACGGCGGCGGCAACGTCGTCCGCGCCCAGTACCGCGCCGGCTGGGTCAACGGCAGCCAGGTGCCGGCCTATCGGGACGAGGACGGGGTCGATCGCGCCTCGACGACCGAGACCTACGTCGCGCTGCGGCTGCATCTCGACTCGTGGCGGTGGGCCGGGGTGCCGTTCTACCTCCGCACCGGCAAGCGGCTGCCGAAGCGCACGACCGAGATCGCGATCCAGTTCCGCCGGCCGCCGCTGCACATCTTCAGCAAGGTGAGCCCGACGCCGATCTCGTCGAACCTGCTGATCGTCAACGTGCAGCCCGACGAGGGGATCTCGGTGCGGTTCGAGGCGAAGCTGCCGGGCACGCGCATGCAGCTGGCGCCGGTGATGATGAACTTCCGCTACGGGAGCGCGTTCGGCATGGCGGTGCCCGAGGCCTACGAGACGCTGCTGCTCGACGCGATGCTCGGCGACCCGACGCTCTACGCGCGCCACGATTTCGTCGAGGAATCGTGGGCGCTGATTACGCCGGTGCACCAGGCGTGGAAGGCGCGCGGGGCGCGCGAGATTCCGACCTACGAGGCGGGCGAGTGGGGCCCGCCGGAGGCTGACGCGATGATGGCGGCGGACCACCGCCGGTGGAGGACGCTGTGA
- a CDS encoding sigma-70 family RNA polymerase sigma factor: MRRINHRRPLCVIFLTVNVGYRATSDSDLITRAAAGEGEAFHALVERHRAMVYRVAYQFAGHHHDAEDIAQDVFIKVYRSLDRFRHDAQVTSWLYRIVMNACIDHRRRNSPAGWAPFNEDAELKMVNTPEEGPGPEEQAYGGQIGEVLAGEIARLPPGQRLVFTMRHHEGLKLSEIADALGLAEGTVKRQLHAAVHRLRAALAGMRVPTGGRA; encoded by the coding sequence TTGCGCCGGATCAACCATCGGCGGCCGCTTTGCGTCATATTCCTGACAGTGAACGTCGGCTATCGTGCGACGTCAGATTCGGACCTGATCACCCGCGCGGCTGCCGGCGAGGGCGAGGCGTTTCATGCACTCGTCGAGCGGCACCGGGCGATGGTGTACCGGGTGGCGTACCAGTTCGCGGGCCATCACCACGACGCGGAAGACATTGCGCAGGACGTGTTCATCAAGGTGTACCGATCGCTCGACCGCTTCCGCCACGACGCCCAGGTGACGTCGTGGCTCTACCGGATCGTCATGAACGCGTGCATCGATCACCGTCGGCGCAACTCGCCGGCCGGCTGGGCGCCGTTCAACGAGGACGCGGAGCTCAAGATGGTGAACACCCCTGAGGAGGGGCCCGGTCCCGAGGAACAGGCATACGGCGGACAGATCGGCGAGGTGCTGGCCGGCGAGATAGCCCGCCTCCCCCCCGGCCAGCGGCTGGTGTTCACGATGCGTCATCATGAAGGCTTGAAGCTCTCGGAGATCGCCGACGCCCTGGGGCTGGCCGAGGGCACCGTCAAACGGCAGCTGCACGCGGCGGTGCACCGGCTGCGCGCGGCGCTCGCGGGTATGCGGGTGCCGACAGGTGGCCGCGCATGA
- a CDS encoding HEAT repeat domain-containing protein → MLRKIATGAAAWLLVAALAAAAPAPDSKRLGHAKDLIADEQWTRAIAELQAAADDAKETNRDEALFWLAHSQHQAGDDAASLQTIARLERTAPSSRWVHPARSLRIEIAQRLRRDDVLWMTVLPPPPPAAPAAPVAPAAVLPPPPPGPPSPRPATLVAPPAPPRPPSPRPAALPPPAPPAPPVPLGLREYWLPMPGSADMTLKLQALTGLLDSHSDQVIPLLREIALDPNSPDEARQAVFVLGQSRRPGAERAVVDVARGAAEPVRIAAVRELGRFAGPGISSELMQVYTMGGTARLKRQIVASLGERADNVSLVRIARAETEPTVRDSAIVTLGRTGARDELRALYVQTQPVSRQAVLSALFAARDDDELIRIARTEHDPALRLRARQQLQLLATPKALKFLEDNP, encoded by the coding sequence ATGCTGAGGAAAATCGCGACTGGCGCGGCGGCGTGGCTGCTGGTCGCCGCACTGGCCGCGGCGGCGCCGGCACCCGACTCGAAGCGCCTCGGGCATGCCAAGGATCTCATCGCCGACGAACAGTGGACGCGGGCGATCGCGGAGCTGCAGGCAGCGGCGGACGATGCCAAGGAGACCAACCGCGACGAAGCGCTGTTCTGGCTGGCCCACAGTCAGCACCAGGCCGGCGACGACGCGGCGTCGCTGCAGACGATTGCGCGCCTCGAACGGACGGCGCCGTCGAGCCGGTGGGTGCATCCGGCGCGATCGCTGCGAATCGAGATTGCGCAGCGGCTCCGCCGTGACGACGTGTTGTGGATGACGGTGCTGCCGCCGCCCCCTCCTGCGGCACCGGCCGCGCCCGTTGCCCCGGCCGCGGTGCTGCCGCCGCCCCCTCCCGGACCCCCGTCCCCGCGTCCCGCGACGCTGGTGGCGCCGCCCGCCCCTCCCAGACCGCCGTCCCCGCGTCCGGCCGCGCTGCCGCCGCCCGCCCCGCCGGCGCCGCCGGTTCCGCTGGGATTGCGCGAGTACTGGCTGCCGATGCCGGGTTCGGCGGATATGACCCTGAAGCTGCAGGCGCTGACCGGGCTGCTCGACTCGCATAGCGATCAGGTGATCCCGCTCCTGCGCGAGATCGCCCTCGATCCCAACAGTCCCGACGAGGCGCGCCAGGCCGTCTTCGTGCTCGGGCAGTCGCGGCGTCCCGGGGCCGAGCGGGCCGTGGTCGACGTGGCGCGTGGCGCCGCCGAACCCGTGCGGATCGCCGCCGTGCGCGAGCTGGGCCGATTTGCAGGACCGGGGATCTCGTCGGAGCTGATGCAGGTGTATACGATGGGCGGCACGGCGCGTCTCAAGCGCCAGATCGTCGCCTCGCTTGGCGAGCGGGCCGACAACGTGTCGCTGGTGCGCATCGCCAGGGCGGAAACGGAGCCGACGGTGCGCGATTCCGCCATCGTGACACTCGGCCGTACCGGCGCGCGCGACGAGCTCCGCGCGCTCTACGTGCAGACGCAACCGGTCTCGCGCCAGGCGGTCCTCTCGGCGCTGTTCGCCGCCAGGGACGACGACGAGCTGATTCGCATCGCCAGGACCGAGCACGATCCGGCGCTGCGACTCCGCGCCCGTCAGCAGTTGCAGCTGCTGGCGACGCCGAAGGCGTTGAAGTTCCTCGAAGACAACCCCTAG
- a CDS encoding lactonase family protein, with the protein MVRCVASIAALLGSLAVVRAAAPTDLFVYIGTYTGATSKGIYVTRLNLTTGGLSEPRLSAETPNPSFLAVRAAEDYLYAVNEVDSFDGQETGSVSAFRIDRTSGMLFSLNQRSSGGPGPAHLSVDPKGRAVLVANYGGGSVELLPIGKDGALGAPTSFIQHTGSSVNPERQREPHAHQIIVDPSDRFAYVADLGLDKVMIYRFDGAKPSLTAASPASAPVAPGAGPRHVTISASGRFAYVINELNCTITAFERDGSTGALKAIQTLSSLPPGVAQEKRFSTAEIALSPAGAFLYGSNRGHNSISVFAVDGTSGKLTYVANTPTQGKTPRGFAIEPGGGFLIAGNQESDSVVVFRIDRVTGTLTPAGAPVTVGAPVDFKFVHPVVP; encoded by the coding sequence ATGGTGAGGTGCGTGGCATCGATCGCCGCTCTTCTTGGATCCCTGGCGGTGGTGCGCGCGGCCGCGCCGACGGACCTGTTCGTCTACATCGGCACCTATACCGGCGCGACGAGCAAGGGCATCTACGTCACGCGGCTCAACCTGACGACCGGTGGGCTGTCCGAGCCGCGGCTGTCCGCCGAGACGCCGAACCCGAGCTTCCTCGCGGTGCGCGCGGCGGAGGACTATCTCTACGCGGTCAACGAAGTGGACAGCTTCGACGGTCAAGAGACCGGCTCGGTCAGCGCGTTCCGGATCGACCGCACGTCCGGCATGCTGTTCTCGCTCAACCAGCGCAGTTCGGGCGGCCCCGGCCCTGCGCACCTCAGCGTCGATCCAAAAGGCCGCGCCGTGCTGGTGGCCAACTACGGCGGCGGCAGTGTCGAGCTGCTGCCGATCGGCAAGGACGGGGCGCTCGGCGCGCCGACGTCGTTCATCCAGCACACCGGGAGCAGCGTGAATCCCGAGCGTCAGCGCGAGCCGCACGCGCACCAGATCATCGTCGACCCGTCGGATCGGTTCGCCTACGTCGCGGATCTCGGCCTCGACAAGGTGATGATCTATCGCTTCGACGGCGCGAAGCCGTCGCTGACCGCGGCGTCGCCGGCGTCGGCGCCGGTCGCCCCTGGCGCCGGACCGCGGCACGTGACGATCAGCGCGTCGGGCCGATTCGCCTACGTCATCAACGAGCTGAACTGCACCATCACCGCGTTCGAGCGCGACGGTTCGACCGGCGCGCTGAAGGCGATCCAGACGCTCTCGTCGCTGCCGCCGGGCGTGGCCCAGGAAAAGCGCTTCAGCACGGCCGAGATCGCGCTGTCGCCCGCGGGTGCGTTTCTCTACGGCTCGAACCGCGGTCACAACAGCATCAGCGTGTTCGCGGTCGACGGGACCTCCGGGAAGCTGACCTACGTCGCCAACACGCCGACCCAGGGTAAGACGCCGCGCGGCTTCGCGATCGAGCCCGGTGGCGGGTTCCTGATCGCCGGCAATCAGGAGTCGGATTCTGTCGTCGTGTTCAGAATCGATCGGGTGACGGGCACATTGACGCCAGCCGGCGCGCCGGTGACGGTGGGAGCGCCGGTCGACTTCAAGTTCGTACACCCGGTCGTGCCGTGA